The stretch of DNA GATCGTTCCCGAGCGGATCGCGGACTGCGTCAGTCCCCGTCGAGGACGGTCCCGTGTTCGTCGATCTCCCCCTTGACGATCCGCGTGCTCGAGATGATGTCGCCGTCGTCGGCGAGCACGTGCGGGACGACGACCACCTCCAGAGGGTCGTGGCCGCGCTCGGTCCGGATCTCGTTGATCCGGTCGCCGCCTTCGCGGGTTTCGGGGGAGACCACGAGGTAGTCGTACTGTGGTTCGGTCGCGATTCCCGTCGGTGCTTCGAGGATCCGGATCTCGAACGCTCGGCCGTGGTCGGCCGCGATCGACTCGAGTTCGGTTTCGAGATCCGCCTTCCGTTCGTCGTACGACCGGACTCGTCGGTCGACGTCTCGTGTTTTCGGCGCGAGTTCGTCGCTCGTCAACCCGACTGTCACGTCTCCGAGTTCGAACGCCCGTTCGAACAGCCGTCGGTGCCCGTCGTGAACGGGGTCGAAGGTCCCACCAAGCGCGACGTCCATACCCCACGTCTCTCCCGCGGTGCGTATAAAACGGTCGAATCACTACATTTTCGCGCGCTGGTCGCGTCTCGGGTCCGCCGTGGCTTTCGACAACTGTCGAATGTCACCTTCACATTGTTTTTAGTAGTCGCCCGCAGTGTCCCCGATATGGGATTAGACGAGGACGCACTGGAGTATCACCGGACGGACCCACCCGGCAAGATCGAGATATCGACGACGAAACCGACGAATACGCAGCGGGACCTCTCGCTCGCGTACTCGCCCGGGGTCGCCGCGCCGTGTCGCGAGATCGACGAGGACGAGACCAACGCCTACCAGTACACGACGAAGGGGAACCTCGTGGGCGTCGTCTCGA from Natrinema salaciae encodes:
- a CDS encoding phosphopantetheine adenylyltransferase, whose translation is MDVALGGTFDPVHDGHRRLFERAFELGDVTVGLTSDELAPKTRDVDRRVRSYDERKADLETELESIAADHGRAFEIRILEAPTGIATEPQYDYLVVSPETREGGDRINEIRTERGHDPLEVVVVPHVLADDGDIISSTRIVKGEIDEHGTVLDGD